Proteins from a genomic interval of Candidatus Annandia pinicola:
- the rpsP gene encoding 30S ribosomal protein S16, producing the protein MVVIRLVRGGNKKIPFYKIVVSDRRFSCYGRFIEKIGFFYPLSNDNIENLNINISRLKYWIKNGAKISKRLCYLLKIYKDKIKVLYYNLPR; encoded by the coding sequence ATGGTAGTTATAAGACTAGTTCGTGGTGGAAATAAAAAAATACCTTTTTATAAAATAGTAGTATCAGATAGAAGATTTTCTTGTTATGGTCGTTTTATAGAAAAAATAGGTTTTTTTTATCCGTTAAGTAATGATAATATAGAAAATTTAAATATTAACATATCACGTTTAAAATATTGGATTAAAAATGGAGCAAAAATATCTAAACGTTTATGTTATTTATTAAAAATATATAAAGATAAAATAAAAGTATTATATTATAATTTACCAAGATAA
- the rplS gene encoding 50S ribosomal protein L19, translating to MKKKFLIKFEKSKINRYIPYFSVGYILEVQIKIEENENIRLQSFEGVVISKKNKGLNSTFTLRRISYNEGVERVFPTYSPIISKIIIKKCNLFKKSKLYYLRNRIKKNLNVKKKNLY from the coding sequence ATGAAAAAAAAATTTTTAATAAAATTTGAAAAATCTAAAATTAATAGATATATACCATATTTTTCTGTTGGATATATTTTAGAAGTTCAAATTAAAATTGAAGAAAATGAAAATATTAGATTACAATCTTTTGAAGGAGTAGTAATTTCAAAAAAAAATAAAGGATTAAACTCTACATTTACTTTAAGAAGAATTTCTTATAATGAAGGTGTAGAAAGAGTTTTTCCAACTTATTCACCTATTATTAGTAAAATTATTATAAAAAAATGTAATTTATTTAAAAAATCAAAATTATATTATTTAAGAAATAGAATTAAAAAAAATTTAAATGTAAAAAAAAAAAATTTATATTAA
- a CDS encoding signal recognition particle receptor subunit alpha, with the protein MFGKLSKSLIKIVNIIKNYKIINKDLISSILDKLKNILLESDVSVKVIDKFIIKIKKDFKHYINNINQNLGKILINIIKKELINILSYKNIEINLSDKKISIILLVGLQGVGKTITTIKLGKLIKKKYNKKVLLTSVDVYRPAGIKQLYKLSIINNIDFFKSNKKQKPIDIIKLILRNIKNKDYDVLIIDTPGISYSNENIKTEIKKIYDLVKPIETLLVFDSMTGQNSVNISKIFKKFLKITGIFLTKVDSDTKGGSALSICDIIKKPIKFLGIGEHSNDIEKFHPDRIVSRILGMGDIESLIEEVKDKIKLKDTNKILYKINKGIDFNLNDFLEQIKQINKMGGINSILEKFPFLDKKFNFDEKKLIIIENVINSMTKMEKEYPHIINISRINRISLGSGVKKKDVKNVINQFYYMKNIMKKIKGANIKQIIKNLKNILPENIKNFF; encoded by the coding sequence ATGTTTGGTAAATTGTCTAAAAGTTTAATTAAAATAGTTAATATTATTAAAAATTATAAAATAATTAATAAAGATCTAATATCTTCAATTTTAGATAAATTAAAAAATATTTTATTAGAATCTGATGTATCTGTTAAAGTTATAGATAAGTTTATTATAAAAATTAAAAAAGATTTTAAACATTATATAAATAATATTAATCAAAATTTAGGAAAAATTTTAATAAATATTATAAAAAAAGAATTAATTAATATTTTAAGCTACAAAAATATTGAAATTAATTTATCTGATAAAAAAATTTCTATAATTTTATTAGTTGGTTTACAAGGGGTAGGAAAAACTATTACTACAATAAAATTAGGAAAATTAATAAAAAAAAAATATAATAAAAAGGTTTTATTAACATCAGTAGATGTTTATAGACCTGCAGGTATAAAACAATTATATAAATTATCTATAATAAATAATATTGATTTTTTTAAATCAAATAAAAAACAAAAACCAATTGATATAATTAAATTAATTTTAAGAAATATAAAAAATAAAGATTATGATGTTTTAATTATAGATACTCCTGGAATATCATATTCTAATGAAAATATTAAAACTGAAATAAAAAAAATTTATGATTTAGTTAAACCTATTGAAACATTATTAGTTTTTGATTCTATGACAGGACAAAATTCAGTTAATATATCTAAAATATTTAAAAAATTTTTAAAAATTACTGGTATATTTTTAACTAAAGTTGACAGTGATACTAAAGGAGGTTCTGCTTTATCAATATGTGATATTATTAAAAAACCAATTAAATTTTTAGGAATTGGAGAACATAGTAATGATATTGAAAAATTTCATCCAGATAGAATAGTTTCTAGAATTTTAGGTATGGGGGATATTGAATCTCTTATAGAAGAAGTTAAAGATAAAATTAAATTAAAAGATACAAATAAAATTTTATATAAAATTAATAAAGGTATTGATTTTAATTTAAATGATTTTTTAGAACAAATAAAACAAATAAATAAAATGGGTGGGATAAATAGTATTTTAGAAAAATTTCCTTTTTTAGATAAAAAATTTAATTTTGATGAAAAAAAATTAATTATTATAGAAAATGTTATTAATTCTATGACTAAAATGGAAAAAGAATATCCTCATATTATTAATATTTCTAGAATAAATCGTATTTCTTTAGGATCAGGTGTTAAAAAAAAAGATGTTAAAAATGTAATAAATCAATTTTATTATATGAAAAATATAATGAAAAAAATTAAAGGTGCTAATATAAAACAAATTATTAAAAATCTAAAAAATATATTACCAGAAAATATAAAAAATTTTTTTTAA
- the rimM gene encoding ribosome maturation factor RimM (Essential for efficient processing of 16S rRNA) — protein sequence MLIKNYTIIGKLRKFYGIKKYLILLTFTEIKKKIFNYIPWYVSLYNKVIFLYINNWNYKNKKFLVKINNIDNIKNLSFLINNKIIIHNIQFKKTFKNEFYYYNIIHFKVYNLKLFYLGKIINIFENYKNFINIILLNKKKKILYISFIDKNIFYISLQQKKIILNINKYL from the coding sequence TTGTTAATAAAAAACTATACTATAATAGGTAAATTAAGAAAATTTTATGGCATTAAAAAATATTTAATTTTATTAACATTTACTGAAATTAAAAAAAAAATTTTTAATTATATACCGTGGTACGTTAGTTTATATAATAAAGTAATATTTTTATATATTAATAATTGGAATTATAAAAATAAAAAATTTTTAGTTAAAATAAATAACATTGATAATATTAAAAATTTATCTTTTTTAATTAATAATAAAATTATTATACATAATATACAATTTAAAAAAACATTTAAAAACGAATTTTATTATTATAATATAATACATTTTAAGGTTTATAATTTAAAATTATTTTATTTGGGAAAAATAATAAATATTTTTGAAAATTATAAAAATTTTATAAATATAATTTTATTAAATAAAAAAAAAAAAATATTATATATTTCATTTATAGATAAAAATATTTTTTATATAAGTTTACAACAAAAAAAAATTATATTAAATATTAATAAATATTTATAG
- the alaS gene encoding alanine--tRNA ligase: MQKAIHEVRKMFINFFINKNHKFVKSSSLIPYNDSTLLFTNAGMNQFKNIFLGNFKDINFNKVVTSQRCLRVGGKHNDLNNIGFNKYHNTFFEMLGNFSFGDYFKKQAIIYAWELLTGNNFFNLNPDKFIITVYYKDIESYKIWLKDVGISNNNILKIYNDKKKINISSNFWQMDSTGPCGPCTEIFYNFNNDKIKYHLLTNDKYLNNNYVEIWNIVFMQFNKLIDGSLLKLNKPSVDTGMGLERITSILQNVKSSYNIDIFNLIINEIKKLFNNLLLNDKFLYIISDHIRSCIFLIYDGVLPSNEGRGYVLRRIIRRGMQQGYIIKYYNSFLYKLVKPTINIMKLLYPYLKKKEKYITEVIKKEENNFIKTLGNGLKILNEKLKKVNNNILDGKTVFNLYDTFGFPLDLTSEICNNYKISIDYNEYKKEMLKQKKRSKNDKFKIKNNINYKIPNSLFNGYNINRCISKIKYIIINNISKKKAYFGEKCVIFLDKTPFYAESGGQIGDIGYIKNKNFFFEVQDTQKYKKSIGHIGIIKFGKIIINDNCITNIDIKRRNDICINHSSTHLLYKSLKKNLNKNITQEGSLIKNNYFNFDFKYKKKISDEDIINIEKLFNYYIKKNFFIINSYKKIDIIKNKKIFINNYKYDKNIRLVNIGNISKELCCGTHIKNTKEICMFIIMSKNKKSKNIYRIKAITGKYALKYMIEKKNEIKKISEKLKININEVNKKIDFIIKNNKKYKKIIKELQKEKIKNEINLIKHKSKTINNYKIIISKINVDYKFSKKVIDYIKKILNYKIIVLIFNNKSNLFLKIYIDDFIKDKINYEFIINNFYKKYKKNIFKDNILICKNGIFLKKINLKLNKIENIILKKLLDKK, from the coding sequence ATGCAAAAAGCTATACATGAAGTTAGAAAAATGTTTATAAATTTTTTTATTAATAAAAATCATAAATTTGTTAAAAGTAGTTCTTTAATACCATATAATGATTCTACATTATTATTTACTAATGCAGGTATGAATCAATTTAAAAATATTTTTTTAGGTAATTTTAAAGATATTAATTTTAATAAGGTAGTAACATCACAAAGATGTCTTAGAGTTGGTGGTAAACATAATGATTTAAATAATATAGGGTTTAATAAATATCATAATACATTTTTTGAAATGTTGGGAAATTTTAGTTTTGGAGATTATTTTAAAAAACAAGCTATAATTTATGCATGGGAATTATTAACAGGTAATAATTTTTTTAATTTAAATCCTGATAAATTTATAATTACTGTATATTATAAAGATATTGAATCTTATAAAATTTGGTTAAAAGATGTTGGAATTTCTAATAATAATATTTTAAAAATTTATAATGATAAAAAAAAAATAAATATTTCTTCTAATTTTTGGCAAATGGATAGTACAGGTCCATGTGGGCCTTGTACTGAAATATTTTATAATTTTAATAATGATAAAATAAAATATCATTTGTTAACAAATGATAAATATTTAAATAATAATTATGTTGAAATATGGAATATTGTTTTTATGCAATTTAATAAATTGATCGATGGTAGTTTACTAAAATTAAATAAACCTTCGGTTGATACAGGTATGGGTTTAGAACGTATTACATCTATTTTACAAAATGTTAAATCTAGTTATAATATAGATATTTTTAATTTAATAATAAATGAAATTAAAAAATTATTTAATAATTTATTATTAAATGATAAATTTTTATATATAATTTCAGATCATATAAGATCATGCATATTTTTAATTTATGATGGTGTTTTACCTTCTAATGAAGGTAGAGGATATGTTTTAAGACGTATAATACGTCGTGGAATGCAACAAGGTTATATAATAAAATATTATAATTCTTTTTTATATAAGTTAGTTAAACCAACTATTAATATTATGAAATTATTATATCCTTATTTAAAAAAAAAAGAAAAATATATAACAGAAGTTATTAAAAAAGAAGAAAATAATTTTATAAAAACATTAGGTAATGGGTTAAAAATTTTAAATGAAAAATTAAAAAAAGTTAATAATAATATATTAGATGGTAAAACTGTTTTTAATTTATATGATACTTTTGGCTTTCCTTTAGATTTAACTTCAGAAATATGTAATAATTATAAAATATCAATTGATTATAATGAATATAAAAAAGAAATGTTAAAACAAAAAAAAAGATCTAAAAATGACAAATTTAAAATAAAAAATAATATTAATTATAAAATTCCTAATAGTTTATTTAATGGATATAATATAAATAGATGTATATCTAAAATTAAATATATTATAATAAATAATATTTCAAAAAAAAAAGCTTATTTTGGAGAAAAATGTGTAATTTTTTTAGATAAGACACCATTTTATGCAGAATCAGGTGGACAAATAGGAGATATAGGATATATAAAAAATAAAAATTTTTTTTTTGAAGTACAAGATACACAAAAATATAAAAAATCTATAGGACATATTGGTATAATAAAATTTGGTAAAATTATTATAAATGATAATTGTATAACTAATATTGATATAAAAAGAAGAAACGATATTTGTATTAATCATTCATCTACTCATTTATTATATAAATCTTTAAAAAAAAATCTAAATAAAAATATTACTCAAGAAGGGTCTTTAATAAAAAATAATTATTTTAATTTTGATTTTAAATATAAAAAAAAAATATCAGATGAAGATATAATTAATATAGAAAAATTATTTAATTATTATATTAAAAAAAATTTTTTTATTATTAATAGTTATAAAAAAATTGATATTATAAAAAACAAAAAAATATTTATTAATAATTATAAATATGATAAAAATATAAGACTAGTAAATATAGGTAATATTTCTAAAGAATTATGTTGTGGAACACATATAAAAAACACAAAAGAAATTTGTATGTTTATAATAATGTCTAAAAATAAAAAATCTAAAAATATATATCGTATAAAAGCTATTACTGGAAAATATGCTTTAAAATATATGATTGAAAAAAAGAATGAAATAAAAAAAATATCAGAAAAACTAAAAATTAATATTAATGAAGTAAATAAAAAAATAGATTTTATAATAAAAAATAATAAAAAATATAAAAAAATAATTAAAGAGTTACAAAAAGAAAAAATTAAAAATGAAATAAATTTAATAAAACATAAATCTAAAACTATAAATAACTATAAAATTATAATTAGTAAAATTAATGTTGATTATAAATTTTCTAAAAAAGTAATAGATTATATTAAAAAAATATTAAATTATAAAATTATAGTATTAATTTTTAATAATAAATCTAATTTATTTTTAAAAATATATATTGATGATTTTATTAAAGATAAAATAAATTACGAATTTATAATAAATAATTTTTATAAAAAGTATAAAAAAAATATTTTTAAAGATAATATTTTAATATGTAAGAATGGTATATTTTTAAAAAAAATAAATTTAAAATTAAATAAAATAGAAAATATAATTTTAAAAAAATTATTAGATAAAAAATAG